In Candidatus Limnocylindria bacterium, one DNA window encodes the following:
- a CDS encoding tetratricopeptide repeat protein, whose translation MRWRWLDRDRPAFPVGVAEPRQAVGGQSAAHPFPYAQVVSTRTVNARRVRQRAKGPIDPAFGERVRSLRQGRRLTQAALAGDDFTTGFISLVETGRTRISLRAAEIFARRLGVAVSELMVPSESAPAVELELLQSERALLSGNGADALEAAERAHRRSKGLDRARAVRARGRALLKLGRAQEALAAFDNAARDFRTSGAHDLAARTLLDMAHAYRQLDAPGEALRVAVQCDTALQTAQVVDRTLELQVLLFLANAFVRMGDYASANASAERALQVARDVGDAGALAELYAGLALTRHAQGDSEAAVSYTARSLHLYEQLGRERAVAEAWNTAGWVAINRREYRRAKEALDRADALAARIDHGELAALIIATRAELALAQDKAEEAVRLAEQSLAHPRATRYARGNATLIRARALSASRTTLPRVVAAFEQAIKANAGEPQARRAEVHEAYADALAARNQTQAAFEQSKRALALTRPASA comes from the coding sequence GTGAGGTGGCGCTGGCTGGACCGCGACCGCCCTGCGTTCCCGGTTGGGGTTGCTGAACCCCGTCAAGCGGTGGGCGGCCAGTCGGCCGCCCACCCGTTTCCGTATGCTCAAGTGGTGAGTACGCGAACCGTTAACGCGCGCCGCGTTCGACAGCGAGCGAAGGGACCGATCGATCCCGCATTCGGCGAGCGCGTGCGGTCACTGCGTCAGGGACGCCGCCTCACCCAAGCGGCGCTCGCGGGGGACGACTTTACCACTGGCTTCATCAGCTTGGTCGAGACCGGTCGTACACGGATCTCGCTGCGAGCGGCAGAGATCTTCGCGCGCCGCCTCGGGGTCGCGGTTTCAGAGTTGATGGTTCCCTCTGAGTCGGCACCCGCGGTCGAGCTCGAGCTTCTGCAGTCAGAACGCGCGCTGCTGTCGGGCAACGGCGCGGACGCGCTCGAGGCCGCCGAACGCGCCCACCGACGGAGCAAAGGCCTGGATCGAGCGCGTGCCGTACGGGCGCGCGGGCGCGCGCTCCTGAAGCTCGGCCGTGCGCAGGAAGCGCTCGCGGCGTTTGACAATGCAGCCCGGGACTTTCGCACCAGCGGGGCGCACGACCTTGCCGCACGCACGCTGCTGGACATGGCCCACGCCTACCGGCAGTTGGATGCGCCCGGCGAGGCGCTGCGGGTGGCGGTGCAGTGCGACACCGCGCTGCAGACCGCGCAGGTCGTCGACCGCACGCTGGAGCTACAGGTGCTGCTGTTCCTCGCGAATGCGTTCGTTCGCATGGGGGACTACGCATCGGCAAACGCCAGCGCCGAACGCGCGTTGCAGGTAGCCCGCGATGTCGGAGACGCTGGTGCGCTCGCCGAGCTGTACGCCGGGCTCGCGCTCACGCGTCACGCCCAAGGTGATTCGGAAGCGGCGGTCTCCTACACCGCGCGCAGTCTCCACCTCTATGAACAGCTCGGCCGCGAGCGCGCCGTCGCCGAGGCCTGGAATACCGCGGGCTGGGTGGCGATCAACCGTCGCGAGTACCGGCGCGCAAAGGAAGCTCTAGACCGCGCGGACGCGCTCGCCGCGCGCATCGATCACGGTGAGCTCGCGGCGCTGATCATCGCGACGCGGGCAGAGCTCGCCCTCGCGCAGGACAAAGCGGAAGAGGCGGTGCGCCTTGCCGAGCAGTCGCTCGCGCATCCCCGGGCCACGCGGTACGCGCGCGGCAACGCCACGCTCATCCGCGCACGAGCGTTGAGCGCGAGCCGTACGACGCTGCCACGTGTAGTCGCCGCGTTCGAGCAGGCGATCAAGGCGAACGCTGGCGAACCGCAAGCACGCAGAGCCGAGGTGCACGAGGCCTACGCGGATGCGTTGGCCGCGCGCAACCAGACGCAAGCAGCCTTTGAGCAGAGCAAACGGGCCCTCGCGCTCACCCGTCCTGCGAGTGCGTAG
- a CDS encoding phospholipase D-like domain-containing protein — protein sequence MRFKSKVVNGIQVFAVSGNGTVSFGIAATDVARTGLFGFAIDRTDTSLPNGAKNRTLPMLNSKVFKSEIGTSTTSIPEKSMWKHPLQSFVWDDFNVLDDRPYEYVVTPLEGTKTHLVPRTDYPAISIKVRTEKLFSTKTHDVFFNRGVASSQAYARKYGNKKPDKLPAAKRADAYKWLSRKLDQGILEFIRNAKKGDTLLCCFYEFSYQPVANALQTARTSGGVKVRIILDGKQNGKKSKKTGKVSPPFPRDENEKTKDAAHLPGSAVIWREANPANIEHNKFMVLLKGKRAAPAEVWTGSTNITQGGIFGQTNVGHWIRDAKVASAYQKYWKLLSTDPGSQKGDARTDANKKKKDYRARVEAIAKPPTTMDAIKGVMPVFSPRQGLAVLNSYAKLVDSSKKSAAITLAFGIGKQFKDVLSNNDAAGPLIFMLLEKRDVPSKPKAGTKPKTAFVALNAKNNVYEAWGSFIKAPLYQWVNETNTRELQLNKHVAYIHSKFLLHDPLSDDPIVVTGSANFSKASTNDNDENMVIIRGDTRVADIYFTEFNRLFFHYYFRSVTEARKGKQDDQALKALTLDETGTDWHAAYAPGTLKTKRVAMFAEMKNALES from the coding sequence ATGCGTTTCAAGTCGAAGGTCGTCAACGGCATCCAGGTCTTCGCAGTGAGCGGCAACGGGACGGTCTCGTTCGGGATCGCCGCGACCGACGTGGCACGCACCGGGCTCTTCGGCTTCGCGATCGATCGGACCGACACGAGCTTGCCGAATGGTGCGAAGAATCGCACCCTCCCCATGCTCAACTCGAAAGTGTTCAAGTCCGAGATTGGGACGTCGACCACGTCGATCCCCGAAAAGAGCATGTGGAAGCACCCACTCCAAAGTTTCGTGTGGGACGACTTCAACGTGCTCGACGACCGGCCGTACGAGTACGTCGTCACGCCGCTCGAGGGAACGAAGACGCACCTAGTGCCGCGCACTGACTACCCAGCGATCTCCATCAAAGTACGGACAGAGAAGCTCTTCAGCACGAAGACGCATGACGTGTTCTTCAACCGCGGCGTCGCCAGCAGTCAGGCCTACGCTCGCAAGTACGGGAACAAGAAGCCGGACAAGCTGCCAGCAGCAAAACGGGCGGATGCATACAAGTGGCTGTCGCGCAAGCTCGACCAGGGCATCCTTGAATTCATCAGGAATGCGAAGAAAGGCGACACGCTGCTCTGCTGCTTCTACGAATTCAGCTACCAGCCCGTCGCGAATGCGCTCCAAACTGCGCGCACTTCGGGCGGCGTGAAAGTCCGAATCATCCTCGACGGCAAACAGAACGGGAAGAAGAGCAAGAAGACCGGGAAGGTCAGCCCGCCATTCCCCCGAGATGAGAACGAGAAGACGAAAGACGCAGCCCACCTCCCGGGCTCCGCCGTCATTTGGCGCGAAGCAAATCCGGCCAACATCGAGCACAACAAGTTCATGGTCCTGCTGAAAGGAAAAAGAGCCGCGCCGGCAGAGGTGTGGACGGGCTCGACGAACATCACGCAGGGCGGCATCTTCGGGCAGACGAACGTCGGGCACTGGATCCGGGACGCGAAGGTCGCGAGCGCGTACCAGAAGTACTGGAAGCTTCTCTCGACCGACCCCGGTTCGCAGAAGGGCGACGCGAGGACCGACGCGAACAAGAAGAAGAAGGACTATCGCGCGAGGGTCGAGGCGATCGCGAAGCCACCGACGACGATGGATGCGATCAAGGGGGTCATGCCAGTCTTCTCCCCCCGGCAAGGACTCGCTGTCCTCAACTCGTACGCGAAGCTGGTGGACAGTTCGAAGAAGTCTGCCGCGATCACGCTCGCGTTCGGCATAGGCAAGCAATTCAAGGACGTGCTCAGTAACAACGACGCTGCTGGCCCGCTCATCTTCATGCTCCTGGAGAAGCGCGACGTGCCGTCAAAGCCCAAGGCCGGGACGAAGCCGAAGACCGCGTTCGTGGCCCTGAACGCAAAGAACAACGTTTACGAGGCATGGGGCTCGTTCATCAAGGCGCCCCTTTATCAGTGGGTCAACGAGACGAATACGCGCGAGCTCCAGCTCAACAAGCACGTCGCTTACATCCATTCGAAGTTCCTGCTACACGATCCGCTCAGCGACGATCCGATCGTCGTGACTGGCTCGGCGAACTTCAGCAAGGCGTCGACCAACGACAACGATGAGAACATGGTCATCATCCGAGGCGACACCCGTGTCGCCGACATCTACTTCACCGAGTTCAACCGCCTCTTCTTCCACTACTACTTCCGCTCGGTGACCGAAGCGCGCAAGGGCAAGCAGGACGATCAGGCGCTGAAGGCGCTCACGCTTGACGAGACGGGCACCGATTGGCATGCCGCTTACGCGCCCGGAACGCTGAAGACAAAGCGCGTGGCGATGTTCGCAGAGATGAAAAACGCACTGGAATCATGA